One stretch of Pyxidicoccus trucidator DNA includes these proteins:
- a CDS encoding HD family phosphohydrolase, which yields MAEPESQPPGPSPLDALAARLGLGNGVWGRRAVQVFLLLSVAVGAGFVISPGLYSQQIPALGEDHVGKPFRASSPAGFKAARDYEVVHRSMTQQRRQDARAAVRPVYDLNPAVVGNLRTTVSSAFATMRQRLEELAEAQSDSEPEEGRRRRPTAQSPEELERERRAREAMQAELQEMLFGQRESGLEAEDFQALYATRFSQEAEAATLLLLERAYRTERGPVHVAGAREELAREAPQGLTVRDVVNKGEETLPGSAPQVVDVREAHQELDRFASIPGNLLPDAPGVQRRAVLRLAKRLVRANLTINIAETDARRTQAAQAVKDAVISVKKGQRVIGDGELVNETHLVLLRGMRAETDRLDLLQLQVGGTGLVALLVVASYIFCRAAFRRFRPTRKDGVLLGMLLVGLLGLLQVWVSIADAVQDRYTALPIEAFYYAFPVAAGAMLVRFILTQELALFFALVFACLAGVMLSNSLAFGIYTLVGSLVAADRIVKAKDRVGIFRAGIITGATNLIAVVFLFLVEGKGLAGDTLITALCAFAGSALAVPVMVMALTPLIEMSFGYASDIKLLELANLNHPALKELIVQAPGTYHHSIIIGSLVENAAETIGANPLLARSCAYYHDIGKGKNPLYFGENQKGENRHDQLAPAMSAVIIKRHVTEGLEMARQYRLPKLVADAIPQHHGTRTVGYFFHKALKEQEGKEGAPPIDESIYRYPGPKPQFREAALVMIADAVEASTRSMPDPTSTKLQAQVQKIINLIFSEGQLDECDLTLKDLNLIAQSFLHTLEGIYHTRPAYPAGAVGGGKAPPLVVAGGMKVSDGKDKARTAGMS from the coding sequence ATGGCCGAACCGGAATCGCAGCCCCCTGGGCCCAGCCCGCTGGATGCCCTCGCCGCCCGCCTCGGATTGGGCAATGGCGTCTGGGGCCGGCGGGCGGTCCAGGTCTTCCTGTTGCTCTCCGTGGCGGTGGGGGCTGGCTTCGTCATCTCCCCCGGCCTCTACAGCCAGCAGATTCCGGCGCTGGGCGAGGACCACGTCGGCAAGCCGTTCCGGGCCAGCTCGCCGGCCGGCTTCAAGGCCGCGCGCGACTACGAGGTCGTCCACCGCTCCATGACGCAGCAGCGGCGCCAGGACGCCCGCGCCGCCGTCCGCCCCGTGTACGACTTGAACCCCGCCGTGGTGGGCAACCTGCGCACCACGGTGAGCTCCGCCTTCGCCACCATGCGTCAACGCCTGGAGGAGCTGGCCGAGGCCCAGTCCGACTCGGAGCCCGAGGAGGGCCGCCGCCGCCGTCCGACGGCGCAGTCCCCGGAGGAGCTGGAGCGGGAGCGCCGCGCCCGCGAGGCGATGCAGGCGGAGCTGCAGGAGATGCTCTTCGGTCAGCGCGAGTCGGGGCTGGAGGCGGAGGACTTCCAGGCGCTGTACGCCACCCGCTTCTCGCAAGAGGCCGAGGCCGCGACGCTGCTGCTGCTGGAGCGGGCCTACCGCACGGAGCGCGGGCCGGTGCACGTGGCGGGCGCGCGCGAGGAGCTGGCGCGCGAGGCCCCCCAGGGGCTCACCGTCCGGGACGTGGTGAACAAGGGCGAGGAGACGTTGCCCGGCTCCGCGCCCCAGGTGGTGGACGTGCGCGAGGCGCACCAGGAGCTGGACCGCTTCGCCTCTATTCCGGGCAACCTGCTGCCGGACGCGCCGGGCGTGCAGCGCCGCGCGGTGCTGCGGCTGGCCAAGCGGCTGGTCCGCGCCAACCTCACCATCAACATCGCGGAGACGGACGCGCGGCGTACCCAGGCGGCGCAGGCGGTGAAGGACGCCGTCATCTCCGTCAAGAAGGGCCAGCGCGTCATCGGTGACGGCGAGCTCGTCAACGAGACGCACCTGGTCCTGCTGCGCGGCATGCGCGCGGAGACGGACCGGCTGGACCTGTTGCAGCTCCAGGTGGGCGGCACGGGGCTGGTGGCGCTGCTGGTGGTGGCCTCGTACATCTTCTGCCGCGCGGCCTTCCGGCGCTTCCGGCCCACCCGCAAGGACGGGGTGCTGCTGGGGATGTTGCTGGTGGGCCTGCTGGGCCTGCTGCAGGTCTGGGTGTCCATCGCGGACGCGGTGCAGGACCGGTACACGGCGCTGCCCATCGAAGCCTTCTATTACGCCTTCCCGGTGGCTGCCGGCGCCATGCTGGTGCGCTTCATCCTCACGCAGGAGCTGGCGCTCTTCTTCGCGCTGGTGTTCGCGTGCCTCGCCGGGGTGATGCTGAGCAACTCGCTGGCGTTCGGCATCTACACGCTGGTGGGCTCGCTGGTGGCGGCGGACCGCATCGTCAAGGCGAAGGACCGCGTGGGCATCTTCCGCGCGGGCATCATCACCGGAGCGACGAACCTCATCGCCGTGGTGTTCCTCTTCCTGGTGGAAGGCAAGGGGCTGGCGGGCGACACGCTCATCACCGCGCTGTGTGCCTTCGCGGGCTCCGCCCTGGCAGTGCCGGTGATGGTGATGGCGCTGACGCCGCTCATCGAGATGAGCTTCGGCTACGCCTCGGACATCAAGCTGCTGGAGCTGGCCAACCTCAACCACCCGGCGCTCAAGGAGCTCATCGTCCAGGCGCCTGGCACGTACCACCACTCCATCATCATCGGCTCGCTGGTGGAGAACGCGGCGGAGACGATTGGCGCCAACCCGCTCCTGGCGCGCTCGTGCGCGTACTACCACGACATCGGCAAGGGAAAGAACCCGCTCTACTTCGGGGAGAACCAGAAGGGCGAGAACCGGCATGACCAGCTCGCTCCGGCGATGAGCGCCGTCATCATCAAGCGCCACGTGACGGAGGGGCTGGAGATGGCCCGCCAGTATCGGCTGCCCAAGCTGGTGGCGGACGCCATTCCCCAGCACCACGGCACGCGCACGGTGGGCTACTTCTTCCACAAGGCGTTGAAGGAGCAGGAGGGCAAGGAAGGCGCGCCCCCCATCGACGAGAGCATCTACCGCTACCCGGGCCCCAAGCCGCAGTTCCGGGAGGCGGCGCTGGTGATGATCGCCGACGCGGTGGAGGCCTCCACGCGCTCCATGCCGGACCCCACGTCGACGAAGCTGCAGGCCCAGGTGCAGAAGATCATCAACCTCATCTTCTCCGAGGGCCAGCTGGACGAGTGCGACCTGACGCTGAAGGACCTGAACCTCATCGCGCAGTCCTTCCTGCACACGCTGGAGGGCATCTACCACACGCGTCCGGCGTACCCGGCGGGCGCGGTGGGCGGGGGCAAGGCGCCGCCGCTGGTGGTGGCGGGCGGGATGAAGGTGTCGGACGGCAAGGACAAGGCACGCACCGCGGGGATGTCATGA
- a CDS encoding PhoH family protein: MRNPATLESPEVLTTSASAKVDVRDNATALALCGNQNENLKLMERRLGVRVGQRGTEFHLSGPSDAVAFSVRLLENLEEMIRAGRPVYREDVEQGIKVLGRGGAESLQEVMLGPVLKSSGNRQISPKSINQKRYVDAIRAHDIVFGIGPAGTGKTYLAMAMAVAFLQERKVKRIVLARPAVEAGEKLGFLPGDLQEKVNPYLRPLYDALNDMMAAERAAQLVEQGVVEVAPLAFMRGRTLNDAFVILDEAQNTTVEQMKMFLTRLGYNSKAVITGDVTQVDLPTGKMSGLNHARSVLKKVEGIHFAEFSDVDVVRHPLVQEVIRAYDRAELAKLEAQVARETAALQSSAVSAPVGSE, encoded by the coding sequence TTGCGAAATCCCGCCACGTTGGAATCGCCCGAAGTCCTCACCACCTCCGCCTCAGCCAAGGTGGACGTTCGTGACAACGCGACCGCCCTGGCCCTCTGCGGCAATCAGAACGAGAACCTCAAGCTGATGGAGCGCCGCCTCGGGGTCCGGGTCGGCCAGCGGGGGACCGAGTTCCACCTGTCCGGGCCTTCCGACGCCGTCGCCTTCTCCGTGCGCCTCCTGGAGAACCTGGAGGAGATGATCCGCGCGGGCCGTCCCGTCTACCGCGAGGACGTGGAGCAGGGCATCAAGGTGCTCGGCCGCGGCGGCGCGGAGTCGCTCCAGGAGGTCATGCTCGGGCCCGTGCTGAAGAGCTCCGGCAACCGGCAGATCTCCCCCAAGAGCATCAACCAGAAGCGCTACGTGGACGCCATCCGCGCCCACGACATCGTCTTCGGCATCGGCCCCGCCGGTACGGGCAAGACGTACCTGGCCATGGCCATGGCGGTGGCCTTCCTGCAGGAGCGCAAGGTCAAGCGCATCGTCCTCGCGCGTCCCGCGGTGGAGGCCGGCGAGAAGCTGGGCTTCCTCCCCGGCGACTTGCAGGAGAAGGTGAACCCCTACCTGCGCCCGCTGTACGACGCGCTCAACGACATGATGGCGGCAGAGCGCGCCGCGCAACTGGTGGAGCAGGGCGTCGTGGAAGTGGCCCCGCTGGCCTTCATGCGCGGCCGCACGCTCAACGACGCCTTCGTCATCCTCGACGAGGCGCAGAACACCACCGTGGAACAGATGAAGATGTTCCTGACGCGCCTGGGCTACAACAGCAAGGCGGTCATCACCGGTGACGTGACGCAGGTGGACCTGCCCACGGGGAAGATGTCCGGCCTCAACCACGCGCGCTCGGTGCTGAAGAAGGTCGAGGGCATCCACTTCGCGGAGTTCTCCGACGTGGACGTGGTCCGCCACCCGCTCGTCCAGGAGGTCATCCGCGCCTACGACAGGGCGGAGCTGGCCAAGCTCGAGGCCCAGGTGGCCCGCGAGACGGCCGCCCTGCAGTCGTCAGCCGTGTCCGCGCCCGTCGGTAGCGAGTGA
- a CDS encoding DUF4388 domain-containing protein gives MSLQGTLKDFGIGDILQLIGQQQKTGTLHFRDKDQEVRVGFKDGHIIKAESLTRKRKDLIGNMLVRSELITETQLEAALETQRRTLKRLGDVLVSSQALTTERFQSMMQLQATETLYRLFTWKSGTYEFIQEPVEPDAEAIRPLRAETVLMEGFRMVDEWPVIRKKIHRDDLAFERLKALPQPRPDEEGGELGAIGPSERRVYEEIAPGRDLRKLVDVCCLGEFETCKALFNLVKGEYVRAVHPEGVRAPAPGDERLLARMAGTVGRVVATMVVLGVLALVVSRSAYASSEGPSATPFADPAAQRHVSQAQRVRIEAALEVFRLERGELPERLDSLVQAGLLEPEELRYPWREPYHYRRIAARQYVLLPPLR, from the coding sequence ATGTCCCTCCAGGGAACACTGAAGGACTTCGGCATCGGCGACATCCTGCAGCTCATCGGGCAGCAGCAGAAGACGGGCACGCTCCACTTCCGCGACAAGGACCAGGAGGTCCGCGTCGGGTTCAAGGACGGCCACATCATCAAGGCCGAGAGCCTCACCCGGAAGCGCAAGGACCTCATCGGCAACATGCTGGTGCGCTCGGAGCTCATCACCGAGACGCAGCTCGAGGCGGCGCTGGAGACGCAGCGGCGCACCCTCAAGCGGCTGGGGGACGTGCTCGTCTCCAGCCAGGCCCTCACCACCGAGCGCTTCCAGTCGATGATGCAGCTCCAGGCGACGGAGACGCTCTACCGCCTCTTCACGTGGAAGTCGGGCACCTACGAGTTCATCCAGGAGCCCGTCGAGCCCGACGCCGAAGCCATCCGCCCCCTGCGCGCCGAGACGGTGCTCATGGAGGGCTTCCGGATGGTGGACGAGTGGCCCGTCATCCGGAAGAAGATCCACCGCGACGACCTCGCCTTCGAGCGTCTCAAGGCGCTGCCCCAGCCCCGCCCGGACGAGGAGGGCGGGGAGCTGGGCGCCATCGGCCCCTCCGAGCGGCGCGTCTATGAGGAGATCGCCCCCGGCAGGGACCTCCGCAAGCTGGTGGACGTCTGCTGTCTGGGTGAGTTCGAGACCTGCAAGGCCCTCTTCAACCTGGTGAAGGGGGAGTACGTCCGCGCGGTGCACCCGGAGGGCGTGCGGGCGCCCGCGCCAGGAGACGAGCGCCTGCTCGCCCGGATGGCTGGCACGGTGGGGCGCGTGGTGGCCACCATGGTGGTGCTGGGTGTGCTGGCCCTGGTGGTGTCCCGGAGCGCGTATGCGAGTTCCGAGGGCCCTTCCGCCACGCCTTTTGCGGATCCCGCGGCCCAGCGTCATGTTTCCCAGGCCCAGCGCGTCCGCATCGAAGCTGCCCTGGAGGTGTTCCGGCTGGAACGGGGAGAGCTGCCGGAGCGTCTGGATTCTTTGGTGCAGGCTGGACTGTTGGAGCCGGAAGAGCTCAGGTACCCCTGGCGGGAGCCGTACCATTACCGACGAATTGCCGCCCGGCAGTACGTCCTCCTGCCACCCTTGCGCTAG